The proteins below are encoded in one region of Brachyspira intermedia PWS/A:
- a CDS encoding N-acetylmuramoyl-L-alanine amidase family protein, producing the protein MNNKNRFIIFSTVIIVLIIVSFSSLIVTANTKVSETIVRENESNNIENPSKKFNDIIENRKVRILIDPGHNAATKGALGYLGYEYYMNLRVARELAKILSEDNRFEYFLSREGAYYSRPIKEYMTNNYEELLGIYNTKVKGEERTGNLTRYQTLELYAIRHYAIDNNFDLLLSIHFDYMPYISRRNKTSGFHVIVSPYNKEFPASMQVAYKLSERMQEKYKISPIIGHDRVLPNNVWKFYDKEELINNAISLRGLIVIGDAFENAYNKEEIKKDVPSVLIESGFIHEWKFESNRAVKELANQMYLALVDVYTTK; encoded by the coding sequence ATGAATAACAAAAACCGTTTTATTATATTTTCTACAGTTATTATTGTTTTGATAATAGTATCTTTTTCATCTCTTATAGTTACAGCAAATACAAAAGTTTCTGAAACTATAGTAAGAGAGAATGAATCTAATAATATTGAAAATCCTAGTAAGAAATTTAATGATATAATAGAAAATAGAAAAGTAAGAATACTAATAGACCCGGGACATAATGCCGCTACTAAAGGTGCTTTAGGTTATTTGGGCTATGAATATTATATGAATTTGAGAGTGGCAAGAGAATTAGCAAAGATACTTTCAGAGGATAATAGATTCGAGTATTTTTTAAGCAGAGAAGGTGCATATTACAGCAGACCTATAAAAGAATATATGACTAATAACTATGAGGAGCTTTTAGGTATATATAATACTAAAGTAAAAGGCGAGGAGAGAACTGGAAATTTAACTAGATATCAGACTTTAGAATTATATGCTATTAGGCACTATGCTATAGATAATAATTTTGATTTACTTTTAAGCATACATTTTGATTATATGCCTTATATAAGTAGAAGAAATAAAACTTCAGGTTTTCATGTTATAGTTAGTCCATACAATAAAGAATTTCCAGCTTCTATGCAGGTTGCTTATAAATTATCAGAAAGAATGCAGGAAAAATATAAAATTTCTCCTATAATAGGACATGACAGAGTTCTTCCTAATAATGTTTGGAAATTCTATGATAAAGAAGAGCTTATCAATAATGCTATATCATTAAGAGGATTAATAGTTATAGGCGACGCTTTTGAAAATGCTTATAATAAAGAAGAAATAAAAAAAGATGTTCCTTCTGTACTTATAGAATCTGGTTTTATACATGAATGGAAGTTTGAAAGTAATAGGGCTGTAAAAGAATTGGCTAATCAAATGTATTTGGCTTTAGTTGATGTATATACTACAAAATAA
- a CDS encoding M23 family metallopeptidase produces MYIKPKKKKNNNSKYLNKKENFLHLFFGKIGKFLTHRIYFMFIPHSKKKTKTLSLPVYSIIIIVLIISLSLLTTFSFLTKNTVLASKTEVLSGSYKDKLSEINSLENIFSSVVTNDYYRNDMSNIASLMKVDTNSINLSTNYVDNILLVNSRAEELEKLKMYLDELKANITSKNNALEPIPSILPIDSRYAVISRPYQEGSIISKGIGFETIAGTLIRATASGTVNDVSYDKDTGFTITIYHRFGIITKYSGLATSLVSEKMDVKKGEILGNAKTGIFDYELRIATKYVNPLIFTTVEYE; encoded by the coding sequence ATGTATATAAAACCTAAAAAAAAGAAAAATAATAATAGTAAATATTTAAATAAAAAAGAAAATTTTTTGCATTTATTTTTTGGTAAAATAGGTAAATTTCTTACCCATAGAATTTACTTTATGTTTATACCGCATTCTAAAAAGAAAACTAAAACCTTATCGCTTCCAGTATATTCTATAATAATAATAGTATTAATAATTTCTTTATCACTTCTTACAACTTTTTCTTTCCTTACAAAGAATACTGTTTTGGCAAGTAAAACTGAAGTATTAAGCGGAAGTTATAAGGATAAATTATCAGAGATAAACTCTCTTGAAAACATATTTAGTTCTGTGGTTACTAATGATTATTACAGAAATGATATGTCGAATATTGCTTCTCTTATGAAAGTTGATACCAATAGTATAAACCTTTCAACAAATTATGTAGACAATATTTTACTTGTAAATTCAAGAGCAGAAGAATTAGAGAAATTGAAGATGTATTTAGATGAATTGAAAGCTAATATAACTTCAAAAAATAATGCTTTAGAACCTATACCTTCAATACTTCCTATAGATTCAAGATATGCAGTTATATCCAGACCATATCAGGAAGGCTCTATTATATCAAAAGGAATAGGTTTTGAAACTATTGCAGGAACTTTGATTAGAGCTACAGCATCAGGTACTGTTAATGATGTATCTTATGATAAGGATACAGGATTTACTATTACTATTTATCATAGATTTGGTATTATTACTAAATACAGCGGACTTGCTACTTCTTTGGTATCTGAAAAAATGGATGTAAAGAAGGGCGAGATATTGGGTAATGCTAAAACTGGTATTTTTGACTATGAATTGAGAATAGCTACTAAATATGTTAATCCATTAATATTTACAACAGTGGAATATGAATGA
- a CDS encoding AtpZ/AtpI family protein, with amino-acid sequence MNITENKKLQNGIKYAALGVEFGSMVLGLTFVGHYADKHFNSKPLFTIIGIFVGFVSGIYRLYKISKTFDKINKKQ; translated from the coding sequence ATGAATATAACTGAAAATAAAAAATTACAAAATGGAATAAAATATGCAGCACTTGGTGTTGAGTTTGGAAGTATGGTATTAGGTTTGACTTTCGTAGGACATTATGCTGATAAACATTTTAATAGTAAGCCTTTATTTACAATAATAGGTATATTTGTAGGTTTTGTCTCGGGAATTTACAGGCTTTATAAAATATCTAAAACTTTTGATAAAATAAATAAAAAACAGTAA